aagaacaaggttgacacaatgatttttctcccgaggttcacgtgtttgccaacacgctagtccccgttgtgtcgaccgctcacttggtggttcggcggctaattagcatcacccgctaagcccgcacgtcgggcgccgcaagaacctaccccttgagtgagggtagctcaatgacacgctttactagagttgctctttgcgactcccgcggggcgagcacaagtacccctcacaagcacttctccggagcgccgcacaagcttcttgcgggcttcgacggagaccaccaccaagccgtctaggaggtggcaacctccaagagtaacaagcaccatcggcttgcaactcgatcacctagtgccacttgatgcaacctcacgatgcaatcgcactagaatcgctcactcacacaatcgaataatcactatcaagtatatgtgtgatggagggctcccaaacactcacaagcatggacactaagtcccttgaggtgctctacaccagccatggccgaaggccacttctatttatagccccaagggctaaactagccgttaccccttcactgggcaacggtcgggccgaccggacgctccggtcatgttgaccggatgctggacctcagcgtccggtcgctcacagatgaccacgtgtcccggttccaacggtcacttgacctgaccggacgcagcagcactcaactgaccggacgctggaccctcagtgtccggtcgtttccagtaagctcccaagcatgaccggacgcgtccggtcgaacatgatcggacgcagccagcgtccggtcactctccagctactgcgtcaccgtacgtcagcctgaccggacgcagccttccagcgtccggtgcattcagatccagcgtccggtcagttgaccgacgccggcatcttcgcgaccaactcgtttttacttctaacttcttcacccttgcaccaatgtgctaaccaccaagaatttgcatccggcgcaatagaaaatagacattccattttctcgaaagcgccgaatcccgcctcgcaagctcggtgggagggagagagggacccaaacccatctcaaccctgcaaacaccaccgcctttgtaaatgtgccaacaccaccaagtgtacaccaccatgtgtaagtgtgttagcattttcacaatcatttcccaaaggatgttagccactcaacttgccacgccactcgatcctagcgacaatgcaaagttagatcactcgagtggcactagatgaccgatatgcaaacaagtttgcccctcttgatagtacggccatctatcctaaacccggtcataaacttctctacacacctatgaccggtgaaatgaaatgccctaggttatacctttgccttgcgcattccattccatctcctccaatgttgatgcaacacatgcaccaacatgatcaacaatgatatgatccacttcatatcatcacatgatcatattggttcatcgatcttgactctacttgctcttcaccattgccatcgtctatcggcgccaagtcttgctcaagcttcaccgccacgcggtccatcactccaaagccttcgacttgcccttcacgcttgcaaccggtccatcaagccaagtcttgtcttgatcttctccaccttgatcacatgactcaatgtcatgtctcatgtgcaataagctccttcatcatcacatgtgtgagctttgcaacatctccaagccattttcaccttcatggcatatgttgctcacacacatgtacctgtggactaatcacctgtgtatctcacataaacacaattagtccacctaagttgtcactcaattactaaaactaaacaaggacctttcagcgacGACATGGCTTCTTGATGTCCCAGCGGTGATCTGCTCGCTTTGGGGCGGAGACCACACGCGCACATAGCAGGGCGGTGGCGTGGCACCCTTTTGTGGTCGGCGGCGAACTCGTGAAGGAGCCCGACGACGCCATCTTAGTTCTTAAGGTAAGTGAAAAGCGTCTTACTGATCTTAGGGTTGGGGATTGTTACCGGATTTGGGTAATTTGTATTCCTAGGGTTTGGATTTGGGCAAAAACTGGGGCTTAGTGTTGAAGTTGATTCGACTCCCTTCCTTCTCGGTGCTTAAGCGAAACCATATATTCTGATTTGGCTTAAAGAACTTTGAATCGGACAAATCCGATGCTATTTAGATCTTAACCATACACtaattaggtcttagggttcaagAATTAGGCTAAGCGGCTTCTCGGATACTAAGTGTTAGAACTTATACTTAGACAAGGTCTTAATTAACCTAATTATAGGAACGCCTAAACTAAAATTAGCACTTAATTAGGACTTTAATCAATCTTACTCGCTTGAAGATGCACCTAGGGCCGCGATGACCTTCGTCTGCTGGATGCAGGCACACTGTCGTCGATGTAGAGTCGCGGTATGGTTCTGGGCATCATCGTCGTGGTGGCatgcgggcgcggcgggcgcagcgggcggttggcgttcgtggcgcggccggcgcacGCGGGAGCGGTGGGAGTGGCGCGCCGGCGtgcgtggcgcggccggcgcgacGGGCGGCGTGCGACCGCGGCCGGCGGCAGGCGCGGCCGGCGGCTAGGCGGCCAGGTGGGCAGGCGCGGCGGCGGACAGGTAGACAGAGGGAGGGCGGCTCGCGGGCAATATTTATCTGGGACTGCCGCATCGTGAGGGATGGCGCGGCActgtcgcgccaagatcggtggcacggCAGACCCTGCCATGTCACCGGTCAATGCCccgatcgtcgccacgtcatcccctcaccgcgccaccatgcatgcgcgcggcacaggcgttttgCCGCACCAGAAAAATAGGCGCAGACAAAAGTATTAGTTTTGGGGGGGAatagtattagatttaaaattagtttacaaaaaaaaaatgttaaaaataaaaaattgccATATAACACTTGATGGGACACATAAAACTTACCTAGGAACTAAAAAGGCCTGATTAACTTGACCGGGCTTAGCCTCGAGATTCGCGCCCGTCAGAGGATCTCTGTTAATTGTCATTCAATCATGCGCTATCGGgtttgttcggctggtattaaagccgtctaaaactgttttgttgtgagagaaaaatactatagattatagctgataagccggctgataaaagCGAGCATTTCTTTGTCAGAGATGACAGTGCTGGAGGCATACGTGGTGCACAATGGCATCCTCTTTCCGGATAATCTCCAGCTAGCCTAGTAGTACAAATTAGCAAGTCTTTCCTTCTGATAAAGCGATCTTATCACTTTTCTACATTCTGATAATAGAAGCGCAAAGATAAAGCAGCAGTTTTGGTTGAATGATCGATCGAGCTACTccaacattttttttttttttttgcactgcaAGAATAATTTGGATCCGAAACTCGTCTGTACACTGTACAGGTCTTTATGTTCCGAATATATTCTTTCGAAAATCGGCTGAGAACTACTACTCGTAGTAAAATTTTAGGTAACCCGTCGCAGGATCGCCGGGGCCGGGAAAAACGGAGCCCTTGCAATCGCAGGCATGCATGATGAAACGCTGAAAATGGTTTCCTGACACATCTCAATGCAGTGATTACGGCAAGGCAAGGAGTAGCAATGTAGCATGCATGCTAATCTCCCACACCCGCAGACGCAGACGCGaagtaatcacgtattatcagTCATCAGACGTCGTCTCTTCGTCCCCGTGAGGTTGCTTTGGAGCCAAGTCCTAATTAATGGCGCGCCTGACTTTAAGCTTCGTCAGAAAACCGCTGCTTCGCGCGAAAGACGAAAGAGACGACCCGAGATTTGCAGGCCCGGCAGCTGATTATTTTTGTCTGCTCACAAAGAAAAAGCAGAACGCAATTAGTAAGTAGGTCATGGAGCCACTGAATATGAAATGGCGTCAGGTACCAGCCTTTTTCTCTGAATGGAGCTGCAGGATGGCAGAAAAGGGGCAGCGGGGAGGTGAGCCGGAGCCGGTGACGAGACCCGGCGTTTGTTTTCAATCGCCGGCGACGAGGACTGAGCAACTACCGGGACGTTGGCAACGGCGgcccttttttttctttctttgttgACCCCGTTTTTTTCCCACTACGTTCGCAGTACAGAGACAGTGCCAAGTGATTCCCGTCAGAAATGGATGCGCGTACGATTAAAGGTGCCTGCAGCCTGCTTCATCGGCGAATCAGTGCAGTGGTGGTGGCTGATGACTCGTTGTGAAGCTGAACCTGAAGGTGCGAGACAGGGCAGGCACATTCTGGTCCCTTGTTGATAGAGGAACGGAAAGGCTTGAGCATGTGACTGGAACATCATGAATCTTTTCCCTCCCCCTAGATGGAATGTGGCTTTGGCACCATTTTAATTTGTACTGGTACCAATGTACTCGTACAAAGTGAGCTTAACAATAGTGAATTCTTCCTACTAGGACTAGGACAGGAGTACTGCTAATAATGCACAGAGTGTGGTCATTCGTAACAGTTTTTTATTTCTACAGAAGAAAGGCTAGACAGAGCGGGTGGAGGAAATCATGGAGTTTTGGACGGGCACGGCGGAGGCTAGCTTCCGAGGAGGCACGTACACGTACGCACGCCGGCCGCCGCAAAGACAGCTGCAGCCTGCAGaagaaaggctgctgctgctgagtGGTGACGCCGAGCTAGGAAGCCCACAAGGCCACAGCATGTGGACGGGTCCAACCAAAACCAACGGCTCGTGCCCGCTCGACTCCAGGCAGCTAGCGCCTAGCGGCGGTCGGGCGGTGAAAAGCCGATCGAGGGCGGGGCGGCCGCGCAGGTTGGCGTCACATGCGCCCTGTCCGGCGCGTGGCGTGGGCGCAGGGCAATCTCTGTGCTGTGACCTGTGAGCCGAGGCGCTGAGCTCTGGCCTCCGGTGCTCTGGCCGGTGCAGGCGCAGCGTTGTCGGTGGCTTGCAACACTGCACGAGGAGAGTGCGCCCGCGGTCCATACTCCATCGTTTCTAGAGCGGAAAAATCAACCACTTCTCCCGAACAATTACGCCCCACTCCGACGCGGAATAAAAAGACCAAAACAGGACGAGCTCTACTACCAAACACCCTGCTACGTACGTTTTTGGCACCTTTTCAAAGGTTGGCCACCGACTCACCGAGGCCGTCTAAACATGTCCGGGCGTCAGCAGCCACCCTCTCGGCTCCCGCCTAATCTGCGGCGATCGATCAGGCGCTAAGCGTCGCCCCATCGTGTGCCCATCGATCTTCCAAAGGGCGGCCTGATTACACGCGGCGAGGGAtagggtagggtagggtaggaCTGGACTGAGACGAGGGATTCGGCGACGGGGCGAGAGGGCACGCACGCACTTGTCACTGTCTCCTCTTTAGCATCCATCCATCATCTTCAAATCAAATCAAAAAGAGAATTAGGCAGGACGCAAGCCATCACCCTGGGAAGCACGAATCCGAGTAAGCATCATCAGGCATGGACCACGAGCCTACCCAACCATCTTTTGTTCCTGATTGGTGAGTTCTTTGGCGCCCAGCAGCACGCTGCTGTGCTCCAACCGAGGACAAGCACAAGCCAGTGCCTGCACCGCCGGGTCACTCGCTCGTCACCCTGCCACATCGCTCGCCCATCAGTCCAGTCGGCGGCTGCGACGTCCCGGTCGCTGGCCGCATGCTCTCTCTGAGCCTCTGATGATGCTCAGACGGGGCCGCGCGGGGAGCCTGTGTTGAGCCAGCGCCACGGCAATGGAACAGTGCTAACGGTCACTCGCTCACCATCGACGGACACGGACACCGTCGCAGGACAGGCACAGGGAGGACCATCCTAATGCTTCATTAGCCTGGGAGGGAGATCACTGAACCACACTACAGAGGTGCTGCATCATTGGCTGGCCAGCCCCAGCCACCAGTTGGCGACCTGCCAAAGTATGTGGCTGTACCATGGATCACATGCATGCTCAATGATGTTCATGGCCGTTGCGTTGGTGCCTCGCAGTCTCACAGAAGGGTTATGTATGTGCCCACGCCAGCTCAAGGTTCTTAATCACAACACAAGGGGGAAATAACAAGAGCTCTTTGATTGGCTATTTCATGGGACACATGCTGCTGACACCATGGAACCTGCGATAATGATGCGAGATACGGATGACATTTGCAAGTTGTTGTAATGCAATGCAAATGTGGTATACGGTCATGAACCATGAAACAGGAACATCACCTTCCGAACCAGATATAGCAAGCATACCAGGCCTCAGGGCTCAGGCCACAGCATCGCTGTCCGCCGTCGCGCCAAGGCTGCTCTGGCTTGCCCCCAACGCTTCAATGCACGAGCCATCCAGCTCAGCTGCAGGCGAAATGAAGCCCCCAGATCTGAATCTAACTGAAACTGTACTCAACTCCGGTATCATGCATGAGGGGTCTACTTGCTCTGCACAGGCCGGCCACAAGCTCAGGCAGTCTGCACACAGGTTTCAGACGCATCCTCTTCTCGAGCATAGTACAACGGTCTGTAGGAGTGCctgaattgcatttttttttgctCCTAATAATAAATGGGCTAGCATTTATTAGGCATGCACAAAATTttcaggccccgttcggcttacctagaaccgacttgttttttcagtcgaaacagtatttttctctcacaacaattcagccagaacagtgtttttcagccagtttcagccaaatttcagcaagccgaacggggcctattgCAGCGCAATACAAGCATTAGGCTTTTAAAGTTAAAAAGCTACTCTACGGTCTATGCTAAGGATCGGTGCCTCAATAAGACAGTAACTGAAATCTCCTATGGCTGAACAATGTACAGGTTGCCCAACTTATTCAGGGGCGGTTGACAGCGGCCTAACCAATGCTTCCATGGCCAACAATGCGGAGTCTTACAAGGTAAAAACATGGGTGCTTGATGATGGCCGGTCTAATGCTTCAATAACCAACGTTGTGGAGTCTTGCAAGGTAAACACATTGTTGGCATTAACCCTGCATCACGATTCAAGCAAGTTGATGAGTTAGACAACAGAATCGAAGGCGCATGAAACTGTTTTATCAAAATGTTTTGGCTGTCTTTCTAGAAGAACGTCAAGGTCTCTCATAAGGGCAACAACGCACAGAAAATTCAACAGCCACAAGCCCACACAGTTAGGAAATCCAGAAGAAAGGCCACTCAAGTCCTCAAGCAAAGATGTCAAAAGTCTAAATGGACGGAGCTCAAAGATGATTTCTTACTAACCCTTGCCGTGGATTCGGCTTGTATTCGGATCGTTCGTTCTATCTCAATATATTGACGCGCAGCTatctgcgtgttcgagaaaaaaagatGATTTCTTGTTGGCATGCACGAAAAGTTTAGGTTTGTTGGGATGACATGTTTCTTTTGGACTCATCAGGTTCCTTCCATGTTCTAAGATGAACCAATAAAACCAGATGGGTCGAGAACTAACCCAGATACAATTAATTGAAAATGGTACAGGGCATACGGAAATTCATCTCAAGCATAAAAGATAGGAAATTACTGAAACGAGTTGTAATACCTGCATTAAGAGCTTCTATGAGATGAATTCTAATGCATATTAGAAACAGAAGCATCCTGCATTAAAAGAAGACATCAGCCAGATAAATACAGGGGAAAACACTTTGTACAGACAAGTATAGGAAGCTACTTACTTGAATCATTGCACTGAAGCTCTGAAGCCCATGGTGATTTGCAGGAGGAGCAGGGACATTCAATGATGACCCATTGGCATTTGTTGCATTACCTTCATTGTCTTCATCCGCAGATTTTGCAGTCCTTCTCCATCGCTTCAACATATATTTTTGAGGTAGCTCTTTGATATTTCTGTAATCTAGCACCTTCAAGACGTGAAAGCATGGGATACCCATAAACTCAAACTTCCTACAAGTGCACACACAGGAGCAATCACTTGAATCAAATCGAACAAAGTGTTCCTTGGATTTCTCAGATGAAGCAACCTTGTACTCAGATGCCGTCCCAGCCTCCCCACAACTGAATAACACGGAGTCCATGAATAGCTCAAACTCTTTACGAAAGATCTCAAACACCACTGGGGTATATGTATGAGCAGTTTGCTTTAGCATCTTGGCTGGGGGTATTCTTGGATAGCTCTGACTAGCTTGGAAGTCAGCTTGCAGCTCAGCATAGCGATGTTCATCCACTGCTCTTTCATAGTGCTTGAAGAAGGACAGCAGCTCCAATTGAGGACTCAAGAATTTCTTCAAAATACTACTGAAACTCTCGGCTTGAAGTGCACTTATGATGTCAGCACAAAATATATGTCTATCATATGCCAAGGCCCATTGTTCCTTCTCAGCAAACACTTTAGACAACCATTCATTATGTCTAAGATCATACTTTTCCAGCATACTTCTCCATGAAAACACGAAttcatcttcatcctcatagCCAAAGACACATTTGCTAAAGTCCTTTGCAAATGTCTTCGAACCTTGGAAAACATGATTGAGGTGCTTAAGAGAATTCTGATACACATGCCAAGCACAAATTCGTTGAgtggtacttggccaagcagcTGCCATTGCACTACTCAATGGAAAAGATTGATCTATCAAAGCTACTGCAGGCTGTTTTCCACGCATAGCGATCTTAAAACTCTCAAAAAGCCACTTGTATGATTCAAATGATTCATCATAAAGCATAGCTGCACCAAAAATAATTGTTTGTTTATGGTGATTCACACCAAGGAATAACGCAAGTGGTCTACCATATCCATTTATTTTGTATGTTGTGTCTAAGCAGAGCACATCACTGAAATAGTTGAAGTCATCTCTAGATTTTTGGTCTGCCCAAAAGAAGTTAGTCAGTTTGTCATCCTCGTCGATTTGCATAGTGTAAAAGAACGAGGGGTTGTCCATTTGCATTGTCTGTAAATACTTCAATATTGCTCCACCATCACCAGGTTGCATGGCCTTCATACGCTTCGAACGGAGATAATTCTTGTAATCAGCTGGGAGGAGAGAGATACTCCGAAGGAAACTGACTTGTCTCACAACAAGATCACCGGTTGCTTTTGTTGTTGGTGTCACTACAGAATCATCTGATAGTTCTGCTTCTCCAGACTGAAGTTCTGTCAATATCCTCTGCGACCTTAACATATGCATTGTTGAAGGAGGGGCTAGCTGATGATTGTGGTCTGCTTTAAAATCAGTTACTCTATACTTGCACTCTGGTGTGACTTTTATAATCAATCTCGCCGGGCAACCGATTCGTGTATCCAATCTTGGCTTCTTTGCTTCCAGTGATTTTTTATCCCTGTTGTAGCCTTCTCTTGAGCACACAAAAGTTCTTACTTTGGTAATATTTTCCGAAGATTTGTGTGATGTACTTTTCCTAACGCTAAAGCCAACATGCCCAGCATATTTGTTGTAGAATTCGTATGCCTTTTCCTCACTCACAAATTCCATGCCTACCTCTGGAACCAGCTT
Above is a genomic segment from Miscanthus floridulus cultivar M001 chromosome 3, ASM1932011v1, whole genome shotgun sequence containing:
- the LOC136547243 gene encoding protein FAR1-RELATED SEQUENCE 5-like, with the translated sequence MRIWPWQGGDAMMHMLVAPDGGGGELQPYGAPPAEQELELLRDNADDGLEGHVRCLRCGISGNATPHMRRGPDGPRTLCNACGIAYRKGKMRRMIEAEPPIDEASLVKLVPEVGMEFVSEEKAYEFYNKYAGHVGFSVRKSTSHKSSENITKVRTFVCSREGYNRDKKSLEAKKPRLDTRIGCPARLIIKVTPECKYRVTDFKADHNHQLAPPSTMHMLRSQRILTELQSGEAELSDDSVVTPTTKATGDLVVRQVSFLRSISLLPADYKNYLRSKRMKAMQPGDGGAILKYLQTMQMDNPSFFYTMQIDEDDKLTNFFWADQKSRDDFNYFSDVLCLDTTYKINGYGRPLALFLGVNHHKQTIIFGAAMLYDESFESYKWLFESFKIAMRGKQPAVALIDQSFPLSSAMAAAWPSTTQRICAWHVYQNSLKHLNHVFQGSKTFAKDFSKCVFGYEDEDEFVFSWRSMLEKYDLRHNEWLSKVFAEKEQWALAYDRHIFCADIISALQAESFSSILKKFLSPQLELLSFFKHYERAVDEHRYAELQADFQASQSYPRIPPAKMLKQTAHTYTPVVFEIFRKEFELFMDSVLFSCGEAGTASEYKVASSEKSKEHFVRFDSSDCSCVCTCRKFEFMGIPCFHVLKVLDYRNIKELPQKYMLKRWRRTAKSADEDNEGNATNANGSSLNVPAPPANHHGLQSFSAMIQDASVSNMH